A genomic region of Pseudomonas abietaniphila contains the following coding sequences:
- a CDS encoding sugar ABC transporter substrate-binding protein, producing MKLPFAARLLAVAVLTASAVTLPLSSAYADDAKKPTVALVMKSLANEFFLTMEDGAKAYQKDHSADFDLISNGIKNESDTAAQIDIVNQMIVKKVDALVIAPADSKALASVLKKAQDAGIKVVNIDNQLDADVLKSKGMEVPFVGPNNRKGAKLVGDYLAKQLTAGDQVGIIEGVPTTTNAQQRTAGFKDAMEAAQMKIVSTQSGNWEIDKGNAVASAMLNEYPNLKALLAGNDSMALGAVSAVRAAGKAGKVQVVGYDNINAIKPMLKDGRVLATADQFAARQAVFGIDTALKMVKGEKLDIKDGVIETPVELVTKPQ from the coding sequence ATGAAGCTGCCATTCGCTGCACGTCTTCTTGCTGTTGCCGTGCTCACCGCAAGTGCTGTAACCCTGCCTCTCTCTTCTGCCTACGCTGACGACGCGAAGAAACCCACCGTCGCGCTGGTGATGAAATCCCTCGCCAACGAATTCTTCCTGACCATGGAAGACGGCGCGAAAGCCTACCAAAAAGACCATTCTGCTGATTTCGATCTGATCTCCAACGGCATCAAGAACGAATCCGACACGGCCGCGCAGATTGATATCGTCAATCAGATGATCGTCAAGAAAGTCGATGCGCTGGTGATTGCACCTGCGGACTCCAAAGCGCTGGCGTCCGTGCTCAAGAAGGCTCAGGACGCGGGTATCAAAGTCGTCAACATCGACAACCAGCTCGATGCCGACGTGCTGAAAAGCAAGGGCATGGAAGTGCCGTTCGTAGGCCCGAACAACCGCAAAGGCGCCAAGCTGGTGGGTGACTACCTGGCCAAGCAACTGACGGCGGGCGATCAGGTCGGCATCATCGAAGGCGTGCCAACCACAACGAACGCACAGCAGCGCACGGCGGGTTTCAAGGACGCGATGGAGGCTGCGCAGATGAAAATCGTCTCCACGCAGTCGGGTAACTGGGAAATCGACAAGGGCAACGCCGTTGCATCGGCCATGCTCAACGAATACCCGAACCTGAAAGCCTTGCTGGCCGGTAACGACAGCATGGCGCTGGGCGCTGTGTCGGCTGTCCGTGCAGCGGGCAAGGCGGGCAAGGTGCAGGTCGTCGGCTACGACAACATCAACGCGATCAAGCCGATGCTCAAGGATGGTCGGGTCCTCGCGACAGCTGACCAGTTTGCCGCGCGCCAGGCTGTGTTCGGCATCGACACTGCCTTGAAAATGGTCAAGGGCGAAAAGCTCGACATCAAGGACGGTGTCATCGAGACCCCGGTCGAACTCGTCACCAAGCCTCAGTAA